A window of Gambusia affinis linkage group LG03, SWU_Gaff_1.0, whole genome shotgun sequence genomic DNA:
ATGATGCTGTTCTGTGATGCAGGCGCCATTGTCACTGGGTCGTCATATCAAAATAACGGCTTTTATATCAGTGAAAGATTTTGACGGAATGGCCGATTTTAAATTCTAGGGCTAATATCGGCCGATACAGATACCGTGCCGATGATATCGTAATGTAGAGTCATGATAAGAAGAAAGCACTTCGTCTTTTTAGAGGTTTTATGTATCAGGGAAAAATAGCATCTAAGCTAAAGTGTAGAAAAGGCCAAAACAGAATCCACCTTGTTCAAAAGCCACAACATGGGACACTGAGGGACTCTTCATAAGCCAATCACCAACCAGAGACAAAGTATCTCACCTGGACTAAAGAGAACAGAGACTGGATTATTTCATACTGGTCCAAAGtcctattttcaaattaaaaaaaacaacaaccccaaaacaaacgtttttgtcattttatttagaatccAAGGTACCAGAGTCTGGAGCTTCCCTCTGCTGACAggcattattttcattttcaagcaGGACATGATACTCACCCACTCTGCCAAAAGTACAGACCTGCTTTACTGACCATCATTTCACAGCCATTGGCTGGGCATTGGCCTCAGCTCAACCCCTCTGACAGTCGATGGAAGTGGGATTCAGCTCCGGGCCTCTACAGGGCCGACgtcctgcagctttaagatcCGTCTCTGGTCCAACATGCCTGAACCAAATgtctgaattacctcctcactTTGCGCACACAAACAAAGAATTTGACTTCAGTTTAGCTTTTGCAAATAGCACCCTGTAGGCctgaacagtttgtgtccaggatatgtggggtctgcagagatgttaggTGACCTTTTCTTGACCGTAGACAAGTCCTGGAAGAATGAAAGGGTAAGATCTCCCCTCTGCAGGCCTGATTGGTCATTGCAGTCTGGccctgaaatgttttatgttgaacTAAACCAAACTGGATAAACACAGAACTGACCAAATTATGGCAGAGCATACGATGAGGAAGCATAGTCTCTGCTGGGCCTTCTTCTGACAGCGTCTGTGTGTTAGGATCATCTCAGGTCAGGAGAAAGGCAGCTTGGTTCCTCGGAACTGGAAGTGATGTACAGCAGACACGCCGTAGTTTAGGACTCTTGTAATGCTGCACAACCTGCAAATATGGACTGGATTCTTTACCCAGCATGAGCAGTGAAACTAGAAAGTCAATTTTTTCCCTCAGTCTTGGCACCACCGACCAGTAAACATCGATGAGACGCAGAGAGCCAGACTTTCTGTTTGTAGAGACTCCATGGACACGAGCATCAGCAGGTCTTTGTCTCATTTACAAGACTGGAGCTTTGTGAAGGAAAAGAAGAGGCGGATTCAAAGAAGTGTGCGTGTTGCTGGCACATTCATTCACCTTAGCACTGAGTTCGTAGGAAACAAAACGTGCGCACCACAAGAGGGAGCGGCTTTATTCTGTTCTCCAAACCTCCTGGACTCTGTGTTACATTTCAGCTCTTGGTTGAGTTGGTTGGAGCTGTGGAGCCGAAACACAGTCGCCGCTGGAGGATGTTTGTCACTGTCCTGTTTGGAGGTCAGAACATTTCCTGTACTCATATCGCTACTTTGTTGATTTCTGCTGTTACTGGTTTGACAAAGGAGTTTATCTTGGCAGACGGCAGGATGGAAATGTTAAACCTAAACTGTAAACTGGTCAACTTCATTCATCACCTGAAGGAAAAGTGTGGTCTGGACTTCAAAGGTAACTGAACGGGTCAGTCATGGCTCCAAATTAATTTAACATGAACATTTAACcaaacaaacttcttttttcAACTTTCATCTCCATTCATGCAGTAGTTTTTGTACTCCTTggactttttctattttcttatgTTACAGCCAAAACCTTCAATGCATACTGTTgggattaacatgtaaaataaacaccGGATAAGggataaagaaaaattatacatagtAGAAAATTTGCGTTCAGTTCCCTGAGTCAATTGAATCTTATTTAACTGCAGTTTCTCCTCCAAGTCTGTGAACATCAGTGATCAAGTCTTGACACAAGTTTTCAAGGAGAtccaggtctggactttgaaaATGCATCTGACAGTAGTTGACCTGGTGACAGATTCTTTCATCTGAGCAGTGGATCAcagacattttctaaaaacgtggacatttctgagtttgaaaagtcggacattttctaaaataataataataataaaaaattacatttcttgaaaaaagaagaaaatttttgagttcaaaaattttgagtttgTAAGAtcaacttttggaaattttatgtttgaaaagttttcttttttactttttaaaataaaaaattctacattttttccagaaaattctCAGATCAgtctcaaaataaaatttcaaggttttttctttttcttttggcgGAAAAAtcctcttttgtttctgtcaaaaatgGTCGTAATGCACCGTGGAATCTGACAGGGAGCTACAGACGGAGAGGCAGAAAAGAAAGCTCTCGAAacagaagacaaataaaaaaacagaagcgaGTCAAAGATGAAGAAGccatgaaaaaatgtttgtttgttttttccccaacaggCAGCTGGTAAGTCATTCCAGTCTATTAAGAGGAGTTATAACATCACTACAGTTGATGCTATGACGTGTCCGCATAAACCTCATATATGTACCGCTGCGCCCCTGACAGTCATACATTTTTACGGTAATATTTGAACCATTTTTGGACCGTCCTCAGCTGAACCTTCCCTCCGTAGAGCGCGTGGAGCTGATGGACAGCGGGGGCCGCGTGATGAACCTGGAGCCGCTGCAGCACAGCGGGGCCCCGGCCAGCAGCGCGCTGGCAGCCCGGCGGCTCTACGTCCTCCTGCGGGTCTGCCGTGAGTCCGCCTCGCCCGCTCCGTCCGTCAGCACGTCTTCAAACGAACAACTGCTCAGATCTGCAAAGCTTTCTCAAAGCTGGATCAGGTCTGAGCAGATTTAACAGAATCCATCGTTATTAGATCgagaacacaaacacaattaGGATTAGAGGTTTCACGGGGAACCTAAAGAGAAATATACCGCTCTGCTGCCccgatgtttgtttttgaagccaCGTGA
This region includes:
- the LOC122828128 gene encoding uncharacterized protein C22orf15 isoform X1, translated to MFVTVLFGDGRMEMLNLNCKLVNFIHHLKEKCGLDFKERVELMDSGGRVMNLEPLQHSGAPASSALAARRLYVLLRVCQGNEESGGRKYVSLLNNTKSHPEFTELLKKLSNPNQEAERKVKRLRTQGSKNISSTVRNNKS